In Cyprinus carpio isolate SPL01 chromosome B16, ASM1834038v1, whole genome shotgun sequence, the following are encoded in one genomic region:
- the LOC109046667 gene encoding zinc finger protein 687a-like: MKLCTGGKRSFSSKLILEKHIQAQHGDDRGAARQRQAVPGITDAADSSSEHDGGPGTLGGASVEAESQLAESSLTRPGRGAAAEEQEAAGFRCMPCGFTTEHREEFLQHIVCHRDGGSSFQCQQCGACFASSSSLSRHLFISHRVRDSPSEHARASPVTGSNSVTSDSAVAAGSPGSPSSVGGTQAEDGEEALKSGNLLNSC, translated from the exons ATGAAGCTCTGCACAGGTGGGAAGAGGAGTTTCAGCAGTAAGCTGATTCTTGAGAAACATATTCAGGCTCAGCATGGAGATGACAGAGGAGCAGCCAGACAGAGACAG GCAGTTCCTGGTATCACAGATGCAGCTGACAGCTCGTCTGAACATGATGGTGGTCCTGGCACTTTAGGCGGGGCCTCAGTTGAAGCAGAAAGCCAATTGGCTGAGAGTAGCCTGACCAGGCCTGGCAGAGGAGCTGCAGCTGAGGAGCAGGAAGCCGCTGGATTCCGCTGCATGCCGTGTGGCTTTACCACAGAGCACAGAGAAGAGTTTCTCCAGCATATTGTTTGTCACCGTGACGGGGGGAGCAGCTTTCAGTGTCAGCAGTGCGGTGCGTGTTTCGCATCCTCCTCCTCTCTCAGCAGGCATCTCTTCATCAGCCATCGAGTGCGTGATTCCCCCTCCGAGCATGCCCGGGCGTCTCCTGTCACTGGTTCAAATTCTGTGACCTCTGACTCTGCAGTTGCAGCAGGGTCCCCAGGGTCACCCTCGAGTGTAGGGGGGACACAGGCGGAGGATGGGGAAG AGGCATTAAAATCAGGAAACTTGCTGAATAGTTGCTGA
- the LOC109053799 gene encoding otoancorin-like: protein MGLYREVLILSFLVQWATVMSQGMKEMPFNQSIIGFPRLPADFREMAKKLMSTCFEKGHQMPVMNNSLNSSYGQMMENPMSIFPELLSSLPQSFPSHSNPQFNETAEKQDSVWNIAEKMRNCTNMGHMIDLMRNSTEGPRCFMRAFMAPLSWMTIMQNGTDLNKEDLTKLIWAAKPFLETMPPSSFVLPAFSQSSHLAEMMKVFGEVFSVLSEEQRNAIIGWIKERVALNEFKCLLKAPAFSIQPSGSLQKPILQNGPSVKAVMTVMNVLGAQGIQHPMMNASTSVHICPSRMPWLNATVLTMMGPFLSRLSLEEAKTIPKDELCEFFKTPEFSPSFQNVNGIQPALGRTLFQRLKQECSSSDNFTQNLDRLGSLACFFDGAQSLNLNLSRKLLSQIDACNNPEIDKVKRQLVQNILEKDSSSSSPEILKSLGSAVSALPLSRLSRFSSEDLNNTLTSLSQASWSPAQAKTLAKKLLEAAKNISGEKLLSLGTMVRGVASSLLKNVKAEGLLGNQALNTMSEKMSSLQRTALLEAFRRDVNASELVKRLPVSLLSSLSLSTLEKADLSSVDQLQGRGWTRAQSAFLLKKILGNKINLGELRKLGQAVQGVTCEMIENTNRTDALEMAQTLNNSCAWLSRVQIRCTAQKLFASLEEQRPGYFNDIKKSELQAIPAVLLIHLPVEKIQNLSDAVCPTFMEKMNQVNLSSLPNSSPARSALTKRAISCLKRNASDLTAAEVLTLGPLVCELDPAWISSLNPTTLNSTLQALASCQYIQQQHREHLFRLLTSTYGDTTLWSEEDMRMLGPLLLLNDTAIEKLPPKSWVKSYLSDLMDSLPSQPVLPPPKEFRSWFDLSALRRKLFDLKTSSTLQNRRKREVISTVVSTLIEPTLTYIEDLKQGNVYWTPTQFSKMTVQTFKDVVPTLGEITSYSTEQLAALRAKTLEAWGSVSMLNESQIADLGCICQSFSAEELGNLSIASLDTLETMTTCNFSQTQRTAVWQAFERVAGINVSRLGQLEMVGLGQFICGLKPGQIDQLNPLSFRESVEAVGRAPCPLNIRELLKEKAVAAFGKSNTWTEAQVNIMGNIIAGLSAVELGSLNSTVLPFIQPSAIPLISSDRLAALSVSQLKALGPDNAAAVTEAQRSGLRADQKAALDEAVGLKTARAEVPTGNSTGISNPGSSGSSTLPLKGGAAVESMAGCVLLMQAIALLLFGYIL from the exons ATGGGGTTGTATAGAGAGGTTTTGATCCTCTCATTTCTAGTCCAGTGGGCTACAG taatgtCCCAGGGTATGAAGGAGATGCCCTTTAACCAGTCAATAATAGGATTTCCTAGACTACCTGCAGACTTCAGAGAAATGGCCAAGAAACTG ATGAGCACATGCTTCGAGAAAG GTCACCAGATGCCTGTAATGAACAATTCATTGAACAG CTCATATGGACAGATGATGGAGAACCCCATGTCTATTTTTCCAGAGCTTCTCTCCTCACTTCCTCAGTCTTTCCCCTCTCACTCCAACCCGCAGTTCAATGAAACGGCAGAAAAGCAGGACTCAGTCTGG AACATTGCTGAGAAGATGCGGAACTGCACCAACATGGGCCATATGATTGATCTCATGAGGAATAGTACG GAAGGTCCTCGTTGTTTCATGCGGGCATTCATGGCTCCTCTTTCCTGGATGACAATAATGCAGAATGGAACTGACCTCAATAAAGAAGATCTAACAAAGCTTATATGGGCGGCTAAACCCTTCTTAGAAACAATGCCTCCATCTAGCTTTGTGTTGCCAGCGTTTTCACAAAGCTCTCACCTGGCTGAAAT GATGAAGGTGTTTGGTGAGGTGTTCAGCGTTCTGTCTGAGGAACAGAGGAATGCGATCATAGGGTGGATCAAAGAGAGAGTTGcactaaatgaatttaaatgcctTCTGAAAGCACCTGCCTTTAGCATCCAGCCTTCTGGATCACTGCAAAAACCTATCCTCC AAAATGGCCCATCAGTCAAAGCAGTGATGACTGTGATGAATGTACTAGGAGCTCAAGGGATTCAACATCCAATGATGAATG cttcaacATCGGTCCATATATGTCCTTCCAGAATGCCCTGGCTGAACGCTACAGTGTTAACAATGATGGGGCCTTTTCTATCTCGACTGTCTTTAGAAGAAGCAAAGACCATCCCTAAAGATGAG CTATGTGAGTTTTTTAAGACTCCAGAATTCTCTCCatcatttcaaaatgttaatgGAATACAGCCTGCCCTTGGCCGAACACTTTTTCAACGCTTGAAACAAGAGTGTTCCAGCAGCGACAATTTCACTCAAAACCTGGACAG GCTGGGATCTCTGGCTTGTTTCTTTGATGGTGCACAGTCTCTGAATCTGAATCTTAGTAGAAAACTGCTGTCTCAGATTGATGCCTGTAACAACCCTGAAATAGATAAG GTGAAAAGACAGCTAGTACAGAACATTCTGGAGAAAGATAGCAGTTCCTCCTCTCCTGAGATTCTGAAGTCTCTGGGATCCGCTGTGTCTGCACTTCCTCTTTCCCGGCTGTCCCGCTTCTCCTCTGAGGACCTGAACAACACCCTCACCAGCTTGAGTCAGGCCAGTTGGAGCCCAGCTCAAGCTAAAACTCTGGCAAAGAAACTGTTAGAAGCTGCTAAG AATATAAGTGGTGAGAAGTTGTTGTCTCTGGGTACGATGGTGAGAGGGGTGGCCAGTTCCCTCCTCAAGAATGTGAAGGCAGAAGGGCTGCTGGGAAATCAAGCCCTGAACACTATGAGTGAGAAGATGTCATCCCTACAAAGAACAGCACTACTGGAAGCG TTCCGTCGTGATGTAAATGCATCTGAACTGGTGAAGCGGCTGCCggtttctctcctctcttctctgtctctgtccaCGCTGGAGAAGGCAGACCTCAGCTCTGTGGATCAGCTGCAGGGACGCGGCTGGACTCGTGCTCAA TCAGCTTTCCTTCTGAAGAAGATTTTGGGTAATAAGATCAACCTTGGTGAATTACG GAAGCTGGGTCAGGCTGTACAGGGTGTCACTTGTGAAATGATTGAAAACACCAATCGAACTGATGCTTTGGAAATGGCACAGACACTTAACAATTCCTGCGCATGGCTCTCCAGGGTTCAg ATTCGCTGTACTGCTCAAAAACTCTTTGCAAGTCTGGAGGAGCAGAGACCAGGATATTTCAACGACATTAAAAAATCTGAGCTCCAGGCCATCCCAGCTGTGCTGCTCATCCATCTACC AGTGGAGAAGATTCAAAACCTGTCCGATGCTGTGTGTCCCACTTTCATGGAGAAGATGAATCAAGTCAACCTGTCCTCTCTACCGAACAGCTCTCCAGCACGCAGTGCACTTACCAAAAGAGCCATCAGCTGCCTG AAGAGGAACGCGTCTGATCTGACTGCGGCAGAGGTTTTGACTCTAGGCCCTCTGGTGTGTGAGTTAGACCCAGCCTGGATTTCCTCTCTGAACCCCACGACTCTAAACTCCACCCTGCAGGCTCTCGCCTCCTGTCAGTATATCCAGCAACAGCACAGAGAGCATCTGTTCAGACTGCTTACGTCCACCTATGG GGACACTACTTTATGGTCAGAGGAAGATATGAGGATGCTTGGGCCACTTTTGTTACTTAATGACACTGCCATTGAAAAGCTGCCACCCAAA AGCTGGGTAAAGTCATATTTGTCAGACCTGATGGACAGTTTGCCCAGTCAGCCTGTGCTTCCTCCTCCAAAGGAATTTCGCTCTTGGTTTGATCTCTCTGCACTTCGTCGCAAACTTTTTGACCTCAAAACGAGTAGCACACTACAAAACCGCAGAAAGCGTGAAG TTATTAGCACAGTGGTGTCCACTCTAATAGAACCCACACTCACATATATTGAGGACCTCAAACAGGGGAATGTATACTGGACTCCCACCCAGTTCAGTAAAATGACTGTGCAGACTTTCAAAGATGTTGTGCCAACATTAGGAGAGATAACCAGCTACAGCACAGAACAACTGGCTGCACTCAGAGCAAAAACCCtggag GCATGGGGGAGTGTGTCCATGTTGAATGAGTCCCAGATTGCTGATCTGGGCTGCATCTGCCAGAGCTTCAGTGCTGAAGAGCTGGGCAACCTCAGCATTGCCTCACTGGACACTTTGGAGACAATGACCACCTGCAACTTTTCCCAGACACAg AGGACAGCAGTCTGGCAGGCCTTTGAAAGGGTGGCTGGAATCAACGTGTCTAGGTTAGGACAGCTGGAGATGGTGGGTCTGGGACAGTTTATCTGTGGTCTAAAACCTGGCCAGATCGATCAGCTCAATCCCCTCAGCTTCAG GGAGTCAGTAGAGGCGGTGGGTCGTGCTCCTTGTCCTCTGAACATTAGAGAGCTTCTGAAGGAAAAGGCAGTGGCTGCGTTTGGAAAGTCAAACACCTGGACTGAAGCTCAAGTCAACATAATGGGCAACATTATTG CTGGTTTAAGTGCTGTCGAGCTGGGAAGTCTAAATTCAACCGTCCTGCCATTCATTCAGCCATCCGCCATCCCTCTCATATCCTCAGATCGCTTAGCT GCACTGTCGGTCAGCCAGTTGAAGGCTTTGGGTCCTGACAATGCTGCCGCAGTAACAGAGGCTCAGCGTTCAGGGCTGAGGGCCGATCAAAAGGCTGCATTGGATGAAGCTGTGGGTCTGAAAACTGCACGTGCTGAAGTGCCCACTGGAAACTCCACCGGAATCTCCAATCCAGGCTCCAGTGGATCATCCACACTGCCATTAAAAGGAG GTGCAGCTGTAGAGAGCATGGCAGGATGTGTCCTCCTCATGCAGGCCATTGCACTGCTGTTGTTTGGATACATTCTCTAA